The Melopsittacus undulatus isolate bMelUnd1 chromosome 12, bMelUnd1.mat.Z, whole genome shotgun sequence genome has a segment encoding these proteins:
- the RITA1 gene encoding RBPJ-interacting and tubulin-associated protein 1, which yields MRAGGAAPVPRCRRRPRASFVDESLFGSPAAARPPPPAFPPPWAGAPRPGPRPSGQRRLRGHTPSFCDESLFGPARAAPRMTKEDVAKLQALLWSPPPAPCTQPGPSRCCRSTPGRAEVSHRDTSCVWKRPGSEPCSTGTAEAQSLDWPSTPSDGPCRASDNPKPGRCKKEGPLTAPAAPRGPPGLGRSQRVSGPPLPRSSTAEGTCKARPPWK from the exons ATGCGTGCCGGGGGCGCAGCCCCGGTCCCTcggtgccgccgccgcccgcgGGCATCGTTCGTGGACGAGTCCCTGTTCGGGAGCCCCGCGGCCGCCCGGCCCCCGCCGCCCGCCTTCCCCCCCCCGTGGGCCGGAGCTCCGCGCCCCGGGCCCAGGCCGAGCGGCCAGCGCAG GCTCAGAGGCCACACTCCATCCTTCTGTGACGAGTCCCTGTTCGGCCCGGCCCGCGCCGCTCCTCGCATGACCAAGGAAGATGTAGCCAAGCTCCAGGCACTGCTCTGGagccctcctcctgccccctgcACCCAGCCTGGCCCCTCccgctgctgcaggagcacccCGGGAAGAGCGGAGGTGTCTCACCGGGACACATCCTGTGTGTGGAAGCGTCCTGGTAGCGAGCCTTGCTCCACAGGCACAGCAGAAGCCCAGTCCCTGGACTGGCCGAGCACCCCCTCAGATGGGCCCTGCCGGGCTTCGGACAACCCCAAGCCAGGAAGGTGTAAAAAGGAGGGTCCATTGACAGCCCCCGCGGCCCCCCGAGGCCCTCCAGGGCTGGGTCGGTCACAGCGTGTGTCCGGACCTCCTTtgcccaggagcagcacagcagagggtaCCTGCAAGGCCAGGCCTCCTTGGAAGTGA
- the DDX54 gene encoding ATP-dependent RNA helicase DDX54 isoform X2, producing MAPARARRQTRDAPVPVPSLPAFPSTKEEDDAEADAEPDTRALVRAQNQKKKKSGGFQSMGLSYPVFKGIMKKGYKVPTPIQRKTIPAILRGRDVVAMARTGSGKTACFLIPMFERLKAPSQAGARALILSPTRELALQTLKFTKELGKFTGLKTALILGGDKMEDQFAALHENPDIIIATPGRLVHVAVEMKLKLHTVEYVVFDEADRLFEMGFAEQLQEIIARLPDCHQTVLFSATLPKLLVEFARAGLTEPMLIRLDVESKLSEQLKLAFFHVRGDDKPAVLLHLLRTVVKPQDQTVVFVATKHHTEYLKELLTAQGIRCTHIYSSLDQTARKINIAKFSQGKCPVLLVTDVAARGLDIPMLDNVINYSFPAKAKLFLHRVGRVARAGRSGTAYSLVAPDEMPYVFDLHLFLGCPLVLAGTQEMPADAGGVLGRVPQSLVDDEECLLLTDHEGSLELRSLRRVADNAQKQYLRSRPGPSPESIKRAKDMDVSQLGIHPLFSARFEDTELERLKFVDSIKTYKSKATIFEINATSRTLASTVMRSKRRHDHALIERYQRGQQEKRAAALKGQGLCPAPPVPEEGEGDKEEDLQDVFSSVLGQKRKQGRGGEGSPRKKLQQSAQQDKDFYIPYRPKDFESERGLSVGGEGSPFEQQAAGAVLDLMGDENHNLNKNKQLLKWDRKKKRFVGQTGQEDKKKVKTESGRYISSSYKNNLYEKWKQKYKVDERDEDEEGGRSHSQFHGKHRRGHGPTQAPSRVRSELKNKQQILKQRKRAAKQRFLQSGGLKRLKARNRQRVQELRQMAFGRRVPGTKKGKMRKRV from the exons ATGGCGCCGGCGCGCGCCCGCCGCCAGACCCGGGACGCGCCG GTCCCTGTGCCCTCGCTGcctgccttccccagcaccaAGGAGGAGGATGATGCCGAGGCCGATGCCGAGCCGGACACACGGGCCCTGGTGCGGGCCCAGAaccagaagaagaagaaatccGGTGGCTTCCAGTCAATGG GCCTCAGCTACCCTGTCTTCAAGGGCATCATGAAGAAGGGCTACAAGGTGCCCACCCCCATACAGAGGAAG ACCATCCCTGCCATCCTGCGCGGCCGGGACGTGGTGGCGATGGCGCGGACGGGCAGCGGGAAGACGGCGTGCTTCCTCATCCCCATGTTCGAGCGGCTCAAGGCACCCAGCCAGGCTGGGGCACGCGCCCTCATCCTGTCACCCACCCGAGAGCTGGCCCTGCAGACCCTCAAGTTCACCAAGGAG CTGGGCAAGTTCACAGGCCTGAAGACAGCCCTGATCCTGGGAGGAGACAA GATGGAGGACCAGTTCGCTGCCCTGCATGAGAACCCCGACAT caTCATTGCCACTCCTGGGCGCCTGGTGCACGTGGCGGTGGAGATGAAACTGAAGCTGCACACGGTGGAGTACGTGGTGTTCGACGAGGCCGACAG GCTCTTTGAGATGGGCTTtgctgagcagctccaggagaTCATCGCCCGGCTCCCAGATTGCCACCAGACCGTGCTCTTCTCTGCCACGCTGCCCAAGCTGCTCGTGGAGTTCGCCCGGGCTG GCCTCACCGAGCCCATGCTGATCCGGTTGGATGTGGAGTCCAAGCTCAGTGAGCAGCTCAAG CTGGCTTTCTTCCACGTGCGTGGGGATGACAAGCCGGCCGTGCTGCTCCATCTGCTGCGCACTGTGGTGAAGCCCCAGGACCAGACGGTCGTCTTCGTGGCCACCAAGCACCACACAGAGTATCTCAAGGAG CTGCTGACAGCACAGGGCATCCGCTGCACACACATCTACAGCTCGCTGGACCAGACCGCCCGCAAGATCAACATCGCCAAGTTCTCCCAGGGCAAGTGCCCGGTGCTGCTGGTCACTGACGTGGCCGCCCGCGGGCTCGACATCCCCATGCTGGACAATGTCATCAACTACAGCTTCCCTGCCAAGGCCAAGCTCTTCCTGCATCGTGttg GTCGTGTGGCCCGAGCTGGCCGGAGCGGCACTGCCTACTCTCTGGTGGCTCCTGATGAGATGCCCTATGTCTTTGACCTCCATCTCTTCCTGGGGTGCCCGCTTGTCCTCGCTGGTACCCAGGAGATGCCTGCTG ATGCTGGTGGGGTGCTGGGCCGTGTCCCCCAGAGCCTGGTGGACGATGAGGAGTGCCTGCTGCTCACGGACCACGAGGGCTCTCTGGAGCTGCGCAGCCTGCGCCGGGTGGCTGACAATGCCCAAAAGCAGTACCTGAGATCCCGGCCCGGCCCCTCGCCCGAGTCCATCAAGAGAGCAAAAGACATGGATGTGTCCCAGCTCGGCATCCATCCCCTCTTCA GTGCTCGCTTTGAAGACACGGAGCTGGAGAGGCTGAAGTTTGTGGACAGCATTAAAACCTACAAGTCCAAGGCG ACCATCTTTGAGATCAACGCCACATCCCGGACGCTGGCCAGCACCGTGATGCGCTCCAAGCGGCGCCACGACCATGCCCTCATTGAGAGGTACCAGCGCGGGCAGCAGGAGAAGCGGGCGGCAGCTCTCAAAGGGCAGGGGCTGTGCCCGGCCCCCCCTGTCCCTGAGGAGGGAGAAGGTGACAAGGAGGAAGACCTCCAG GACGTGTTCTCCAGTGTCCTGGGCCAGAAGCGAAAGCAGGGCCGAGGGGGAGAAGGCAGCCCCAGGAAGAAGCTGCAGCAGTCAGCACAGCAGGACAAGGACTTCTACATCCCATACAGGCCCAAGGACTTCGAGAGCGAGAGGGG GCTGAGTGTTGGTGGCGAGGGCAGCCCCTTcgagcagcaggcagctggagcCGTGCTGGATCTCATGGGCGATGAAAACCACAACCTCAACAAGAACAAGCAGCTGCTCAAGTG GGACCGCAAGAAGAAGCGTTTTGTGGGGCAGACGGGCCAGGAGGACAAGAAGAAGGTGAAGACGGAGAGCGGGCGCTACATCAGCAGCTCCTACAAGAACAACCT CTATGAGAAGTGGAAGCAGAAGTACAAGGTTGACGAGCGGGATGAGGACGAGGAAGGGGGACGCAGCCATTCCCAGTTCCACGGGAAGCACCGGCGCGGGCACG GCCCCACACAGGCTCCATCCCGGGTGCGCTCGGAGCTGAAGAACAAGCAGCAGATCCTGAAGCAGCGCAAGAGAGCAGCCAAGCAGCGGTTCCTGCAGAGTGGGGGCCTGAAGCGGCTCAAGGCCCGCAACCGGCAGCGCGTGCAGGAGCTGCGGCAGATGGCCTTCGGGCGCAGGGTACCAGGCACCAAGAAGGGCAAGATGAGGAAGAGGGTGTAG
- the DDX54 gene encoding ATP-dependent RNA helicase DDX54 isoform X1: MAPARARRQTRDAPVPVPSLPAFPSTKEEDDAEADAEPDTRALVRAQNQKKKKSGGFQSMGLSYPVFKGIMKKGYKVPTPIQRKTIPAILRGRDVVAMARTGSGKTACFLIPMFERLKAPSQAGARALILSPTRELALQTLKFTKELGKFTGLKTALILGGDKMEDQFAALHENPDIIIATPGRLVHVAVEMKLKLHTVEYVVFDEADRLFEMGFAEQLQEIIARLPDCHQTVLFSATLPKLLVEFARAGLTEPMLIRLDVESKLSEQLKLAFFHVRGDDKPAVLLHLLRTVVKPQDQTVVFVATKHHTEYLKELLTAQGIRCTHIYSSLDQTARKINIAKFSQGKCPVLLVTDVAARGLDIPMLDNVINYSFPAKAKLFLHRVGRVARAGRSGTAYSLVAPDEMPYVFDLHLFLGCPLVLAGTQEMPADAGGVLGRVPQSLVDDEECLLLTDHEGSLELRSLRRVADNAQKQYLRSRPGPSPESIKRAKDMDVSQLGIHPLFSARFEDTELERLKFVDSIKTYKSKATIFEINATSRTLASTVMRSKRRHDHALIERYQRGQQEKRAAALKGQGLCPAPPVPEEGEGDKEEDLQDVFSSVLGQKRKQGRGGEGSPRKKLQQSAQQDKDFYIPYRPKDFESERGLSVGGEGSPFEQQAAGAVLDLMGDENHNLNKNKQLLKWDRKKKRFVGQTGQEDKKKVKTESGRYISSSYKNNLYEKWKQKYKVDERDEDEEGGRSHSQFHGKHRRGHGEYLEQGLKPPPHHPPHCLPPSSAVSPPTGPTQAPSRVRSELKNKQQILKQRKRAAKQRFLQSGGLKRLKARNRQRVQELRQMAFGRRVPGTKKGKMRKRV; this comes from the exons ATGGCGCCGGCGCGCGCCCGCCGCCAGACCCGGGACGCGCCG GTCCCTGTGCCCTCGCTGcctgccttccccagcaccaAGGAGGAGGATGATGCCGAGGCCGATGCCGAGCCGGACACACGGGCCCTGGTGCGGGCCCAGAaccagaagaagaagaaatccGGTGGCTTCCAGTCAATGG GCCTCAGCTACCCTGTCTTCAAGGGCATCATGAAGAAGGGCTACAAGGTGCCCACCCCCATACAGAGGAAG ACCATCCCTGCCATCCTGCGCGGCCGGGACGTGGTGGCGATGGCGCGGACGGGCAGCGGGAAGACGGCGTGCTTCCTCATCCCCATGTTCGAGCGGCTCAAGGCACCCAGCCAGGCTGGGGCACGCGCCCTCATCCTGTCACCCACCCGAGAGCTGGCCCTGCAGACCCTCAAGTTCACCAAGGAG CTGGGCAAGTTCACAGGCCTGAAGACAGCCCTGATCCTGGGAGGAGACAA GATGGAGGACCAGTTCGCTGCCCTGCATGAGAACCCCGACAT caTCATTGCCACTCCTGGGCGCCTGGTGCACGTGGCGGTGGAGATGAAACTGAAGCTGCACACGGTGGAGTACGTGGTGTTCGACGAGGCCGACAG GCTCTTTGAGATGGGCTTtgctgagcagctccaggagaTCATCGCCCGGCTCCCAGATTGCCACCAGACCGTGCTCTTCTCTGCCACGCTGCCCAAGCTGCTCGTGGAGTTCGCCCGGGCTG GCCTCACCGAGCCCATGCTGATCCGGTTGGATGTGGAGTCCAAGCTCAGTGAGCAGCTCAAG CTGGCTTTCTTCCACGTGCGTGGGGATGACAAGCCGGCCGTGCTGCTCCATCTGCTGCGCACTGTGGTGAAGCCCCAGGACCAGACGGTCGTCTTCGTGGCCACCAAGCACCACACAGAGTATCTCAAGGAG CTGCTGACAGCACAGGGCATCCGCTGCACACACATCTACAGCTCGCTGGACCAGACCGCCCGCAAGATCAACATCGCCAAGTTCTCCCAGGGCAAGTGCCCGGTGCTGCTGGTCACTGACGTGGCCGCCCGCGGGCTCGACATCCCCATGCTGGACAATGTCATCAACTACAGCTTCCCTGCCAAGGCCAAGCTCTTCCTGCATCGTGttg GTCGTGTGGCCCGAGCTGGCCGGAGCGGCACTGCCTACTCTCTGGTGGCTCCTGATGAGATGCCCTATGTCTTTGACCTCCATCTCTTCCTGGGGTGCCCGCTTGTCCTCGCTGGTACCCAGGAGATGCCTGCTG ATGCTGGTGGGGTGCTGGGCCGTGTCCCCCAGAGCCTGGTGGACGATGAGGAGTGCCTGCTGCTCACGGACCACGAGGGCTCTCTGGAGCTGCGCAGCCTGCGCCGGGTGGCTGACAATGCCCAAAAGCAGTACCTGAGATCCCGGCCCGGCCCCTCGCCCGAGTCCATCAAGAGAGCAAAAGACATGGATGTGTCCCAGCTCGGCATCCATCCCCTCTTCA GTGCTCGCTTTGAAGACACGGAGCTGGAGAGGCTGAAGTTTGTGGACAGCATTAAAACCTACAAGTCCAAGGCG ACCATCTTTGAGATCAACGCCACATCCCGGACGCTGGCCAGCACCGTGATGCGCTCCAAGCGGCGCCACGACCATGCCCTCATTGAGAGGTACCAGCGCGGGCAGCAGGAGAAGCGGGCGGCAGCTCTCAAAGGGCAGGGGCTGTGCCCGGCCCCCCCTGTCCCTGAGGAGGGAGAAGGTGACAAGGAGGAAGACCTCCAG GACGTGTTCTCCAGTGTCCTGGGCCAGAAGCGAAAGCAGGGCCGAGGGGGAGAAGGCAGCCCCAGGAAGAAGCTGCAGCAGTCAGCACAGCAGGACAAGGACTTCTACATCCCATACAGGCCCAAGGACTTCGAGAGCGAGAGGGG GCTGAGTGTTGGTGGCGAGGGCAGCCCCTTcgagcagcaggcagctggagcCGTGCTGGATCTCATGGGCGATGAAAACCACAACCTCAACAAGAACAAGCAGCTGCTCAAGTG GGACCGCAAGAAGAAGCGTTTTGTGGGGCAGACGGGCCAGGAGGACAAGAAGAAGGTGAAGACGGAGAGCGGGCGCTACATCAGCAGCTCCTACAAGAACAACCT CTATGAGAAGTGGAAGCAGAAGTACAAGGTTGACGAGCGGGATGAGGACGAGGAAGGGGGACGCAGCCATTCCCAGTTCCACGGGAAGCACCGGCGCGGGCACGGTGAGTACCTGGAGCAAGGGTTGaagccccccccccatcatcctccccattgcctcccccCGAGCTCTGCCGTGTCCCCCCCCACAGGCCCCACACAGGCTCCATCCCGGGTGCGCTCGGAGCTGAAGAACAAGCAGCAGATCCTGAAGCAGCGCAAGAGAGCAGCCAAGCAGCGGTTCCTGCAGAGTGGGGGCCTGAAGCGGCTCAAGGCCCGCAACCGGCAGCGCGTGCAGGAGCTGCGGCAGATGGCCTTCGGGCGCAGGGTACCAGGCACCAAGAAGGGCAAGATGAGGAAGAGGGTGTAG
- the CFAP73 gene encoding cilia- and flagella-associated protein 73 isoform X2 gives MALDLEDLSRAFRDKLQLPMVLVPSSVAPRPSTCLLLKRREVAEVERALQRQQEEFWQRMERLAQSRQQLDQREQRLQDVVLKFTAFLKASAARQERALQRTAEAQAQAAEQDAKAAHLHHQLAGLQRRRDRLAQHLRSLQCFHSYLQDVLARMGQFQDVPSMLAHFEALLALRAALAQEAEAGQERLARGWAQLRGYREETLSELLCIATEEAQHHMCLEAAHREVLQGESCWAHAQSTATEKTLVLAQIKLAVLNLFHLATVPLKIHTDVALEDTEAQLDTVLLCMQDLAAICAELRPRQPGPCPAVTSVASQGYQGATEP, from the exons GATGGTGCTGGTGCCCAGCAGTGTCGCACCACGGCCCTCCACGTGCTTGCTGCTGAAGAGACGGGAGGTGGCGGAGGTGGAGCGGGcgctgcagaggcagcaggag GAGTTCTGGCAGAGGATGGAGCGTCTGGCACAGAGCCGGCAGCAGCTGGACCAGAGGGAACAGCGGCTCCAGGATGTTGTCCTCAAATTCACTGCCTTCCTCAAG GCTTCAGCAGCGAGGCAGGAGCGGGCACTGCAGCGCACAGCAgaggcacaggcacaggcagcGGAGCAGGATGCTAAGGCAGCCCACCTGCACCACCAGCTTGCAGGGCTGCAGCGGCGCAGGGACCGCCTAGCCCAGCACCTCCGGAGCCTCCAGTGCTTCCACAGCTACCTGCAGGATGTGCTGGCCAGGATGGGGCAG TTCCAGGATGTCCCGTCCATGCTGGCCCATTTCGAGGCACTGCTGGCCCTGCGggcagccctggcacaggaggCAGAAGCAGGGCAGGAGCGGCTGGCACGGGGCTGGGCACAGCTCCGGGGGTACCGCGAGGAGACTCTCAGTGAGCTCCTGTGCATCGCCACCGAGGAGGCCCAGCACCACATGTGCCTGGAGGCTGCCCACCGTGAGGTGCTGCAGGGG GAGTCCTGCTGGGCCCATGCCCAAAGCACGGCCACCGAGAAGACCCTGGTGCTGGCGCAGATCAAGCTGGCAGTGCTCAACCTCTTCCACCTCGCCACGGTGCCACTCAAGATCCACACAGACGTGGCCCTGGAGGACACCGAGGCGCAGCTGGACACG GTGCTGCTCTGCATGCAGGACCTGGCTGCCATCTGTGCTGAGCTGCGCCCCAGGCAGCCGGGGCCGTGTCCTGCAGTCACCAGTGTGGCATCACAGGGGTACCAGGGTGCCACCGAGCCATGA
- the CFAP73 gene encoding cilia- and flagella-associated protein 73 isoform X1, with translation MVLVPSSVAPRPSTCLLLKRREVAEVERALQRQQEVRADPSPSLSTGCPWDAAVPDVPAGVLAEDGASGTEPAAAGPEGTAAPGCCPQIHCLPQGAVQGWGWGGHGGPADPVPTPQASAARQERALQRTAEAQAQAAEQDAKAAHLHHQLAGLQRRRDRLAQHLRSLQCFHSYLQDVLARMGQFQDVPSMLAHFEALLALRAALAQEAEAGQERLARGWAQLRGYREETLSELLCIATEEAQHHMCLEAAHREVLQGESCWAHAQSTATEKTLVLAQIKLAVLNLFHLATVPLKIHTDVALEDTEAQLDTVLLCMQDLAAICAELRPRQPGPCPAVTSVASQGYQGATEP, from the exons ATGGTGCTGGTGCCCAGCAGTGTCGCACCACGGCCCTCCACGTGCTTGCTGCTGAAGAGACGGGAGGTGGCGGAGGTGGAGCGGGcgctgcagaggcagcaggaggtAAGGGCAGACCCCAGCCCCTCCCTGTCCACAGGCTGTCCATGGGATGCTGCCGTCCCCGATGTTCCTGCAGGAGTTCTGGCAGAGGATGGAGCGTCTGGCACAGAGCCGGCAGCAGCTGGACCAGAGGGAACAGCGGCTCCAGGATGTTGTCCTCAAATTCACTGCCTTCCTCAAGGTGCTGTGCAGGGTTGGGGCTGGGGTGGCCATGGGGGTCCTGCTGACCCTGTCCCCACACCGCAGGCTTCAGCAGCGAGGCAGGAGCGGGCACTGCAGCGCACAGCAgaggcacaggcacaggcagcGGAGCAGGATGCTAAGGCAGCCCACCTGCACCACCAGCTTGCAGGGCTGCAGCGGCGCAGGGACCGCCTAGCCCAGCACCTCCGGAGCCTCCAGTGCTTCCACAGCTACCTGCAGGATGTGCTGGCCAGGATGGGGCAG TTCCAGGATGTCCCGTCCATGCTGGCCCATTTCGAGGCACTGCTGGCCCTGCGggcagccctggcacaggaggCAGAAGCAGGGCAGGAGCGGCTGGCACGGGGCTGGGCACAGCTCCGGGGGTACCGCGAGGAGACTCTCAGTGAGCTCCTGTGCATCGCCACCGAGGAGGCCCAGCACCACATGTGCCTGGAGGCTGCCCACCGTGAGGTGCTGCAGGGG GAGTCCTGCTGGGCCCATGCCCAAAGCACGGCCACCGAGAAGACCCTGGTGCTGGCGCAGATCAAGCTGGCAGTGCTCAACCTCTTCCACCTCGCCACGGTGCCACTCAAGATCCACACAGACGTGGCCCTGGAGGACACCGAGGCGCAGCTGGACACG GTGCTGCTCTGCATGCAGGACCTGGCTGCCATCTGTGCTGAGCTGCGCCCCAGGCAGCCGGGGCCGTGTCCTGCAGTCACCAGTGTGGCATCACAGGGGTACCAGGGTGCCACCGAGCCATGA